A genomic window from Triticum urartu cultivar G1812 chromosome 7, Tu2.1, whole genome shotgun sequence includes:
- the LOC125525349 gene encoding uncharacterized protein LOC125525349: MNPFHTATVLSVLLLMCFANHGQSRSLGHQDMGSGRKITIPPGGLCVKTSCSGVTAHVCFCCLIDSTCHSSLAECEKESYCQRSSSILDAAAATARAPSTPSDLI, translated from the exons ATGAACCCCTTCCATACAGCAACCGTGCTCTCGGTGCTCCTTCTCATGTGCTTCGCTAATCATGGGCAAT CCAGAAGCTTGGGTCATCAGGACATGGGAAGCGGCAGGAAGATCACGATACCGCCGGGCGGGCTGTGCGTCAAAACATCCTGCTCAGGTGTCACGGCGCACGTGTGTTTCTGCTGTTTGATTGACAGCACCTGCCACAGCTCGTTGGCGGAGTGCGAGAAAGAGTCATACTGTCAAAGATCATCTTCCATCCTAGACGCCGCCGCGGCGACGGCCCGTGCTCCGTCGACACCCTCCGATCTGATCTAG